Proteins encoded together in one Telopea speciosissima isolate NSW1024214 ecotype Mountain lineage chromosome 4, Tspe_v1, whole genome shotgun sequence window:
- the LOC122658991 gene encoding putative pectinesterase 11 has product MATSAATNSTDWSTALLIKVDQSGNGDFKKIQDAIDVVPSNNSDNVFIWIKPGIYREKVVVDKPYITLSGSKASTTIITGSGYGNIFDSATLSILATDFVARSLTIENTFGAGNKAVALRVSADKAAFYGCRILSYQDTLLDDTGRHYYNNSYIQGATDFICGNAASLFEKCHLHSLSEGTGAITAQRRESPSENTGFTFLGCKITGVGTCVLGRPWGDYSRVVFAMTYMSSSVLPQGWDDWGRSSTHSSVYYGENKCYGPGAASSGRVKWSRRLSDEEVKPYLTKDMIGGRDWLRPIPNSFRRPSYLISNK; this is encoded by the exons ATGGCTACTTCTGCTGCAACTAATTCCACAGATTGGTCTACTGCACTTCTCATCAAGGTTGATCAATCTGGAAATGGTGATTTTAAGAAGATACAAGATGCTATTGATGTTGTTCCATCTAATAATTCTGATAATGTCTTCATATGGATTAAACCAGGAATCTACAG AGAAAAAGTAGTGGTGGATAAACCCTACATAACATTGAGTGGATCAAAGGCGAGTACAACCATAATAACAGGGAGTGGCTATGGCAACATATTTGATTCTGCTACTCTCTCTATACTGGCTACTGACTTTGTCGCCCGATCTCTCACAATTGAG AACACATTCGGGGCTGGCAACAAAGCGGTGGCATTAAGGGTATCAGCGGACAAAGCGGCATTTTACGGGTGTAGGATACTCTCTTATCAGGATACCCTCCTTGATGACACCGGAAGACACTATTACAATAACTCTTACATCCAAGGTGCCACTGATTTCATCTGTGGAAACGCTGCTTCTCTCTTCGAA AAATGTCATCTACATTCCCTATCAGAAGGAACTGGGGCTATAACAGCACAACGAAGAGAATCACCTTCAGAGAACACAGGGTTCACATTCTTGGGTTGCAAGATCACAGGAGTGGGGACTTGTGTGTTAGGAAGGCCATGGGGTGATTACTCAAGGGTGGTGTTTGCCATGACTTACATGTCTAGTTCTGTACTGCCTCAAGGATGGGACGATTGGGGTCGTTCATCCACTCATAG TAGTGTGTATTATGGGGAGAACAAGTGCTATGGACCAGGAGCGGCTTCATCAGGTAGGGTTAAATGGTCAAGAAGGCTTTCAGATGAGGAGGTCAAACCCTACTTGACTAAGGACATGATTGGTGGCCGGGATTGGCTTAGGCCTATACCTAACTCTTTCAGGAGACCCTCTTACCTTATCTCCAACAAGTAA